In the Clostridium gelidum genome, TTTCTATTTCAGCATATTGATTTAATTCTTTTACATCTGATTCTTTAACTTGAAATTTATCTCCAGCTTTTAAATGTTCTCCACCATATTTTATAAACTGTTTTGCTGTTGCTTTGAAAGTTTTTTCTTCTGTTGATGCTTTATCTAAATTTTTTGTTGCCATAATTTACATCATCCTCTCTTTATCTTATATATAATTATAGAGTAGCTACAATTAAGGCTACTCTAGATTAACTTAACCAACTGTCGCAAAAAATACTTCGTCTGCTTTATCAAAACTTACAATAGGCATTACTGATACTTTAGTGTTTGTTGTACAAGGGTCAAATATTTCCTCTGTGCTAATTGCAATTCTATTATCATAAATGACTGTAGGATATTTGTTGTTTCTAGTTGAAAGATCATATTCTTCTGGTGTTACACCATACAAAGTATCTCCTAAGTTAGTAGAATTAATAAATGTAACTTTATAATCATCATAATATGGAACTTCTGATGCACCCTTATATGGGCAATATGTTACAGTTTCTTCAAATACAACTGACATTTTTAATCTTTCTTTTAAGAAAGTTAAATAATCAGATTCAGCTAAAATTCTTGTAGTATTTAAATTACTGTTCTTAATATCATTAGTAATAGTAGTATTTTTCATAATAGTATTCATGAATGTCACTTCTGTCATTAGCATTGTATTTGGTGCTGCATAATGTTCATCAGTTAATATTTTTTTATAAGCTACGATATCATCATAAATATCAGCTGAAGGATCTGTCCATTTATCAGTGCCTGTTAATGTAATTTTATGATTGCTTGGTACTCCATAATCAACAATGACGTTTCCGTCTGCTGGATTACTTGAATATACAATAGTACCATTTTGGATAACTTGCGCTCTCATTCCTTTTGCTACTATTTCTGCTGCTTCAACCAATTCTGCATGACCTTTATATATTTCATTTAATACAAAATTTGCTCTATCGTCTGAACCTGCTGCTTTTAAATCCATTAATTTTCTTTTATCTTTTTCATTTACTGTAATACCTTCTTTAAAGAATGGAATTTCTTTAGTATTAGTATCTACTTTAGCATTTAAACTTCTTAACTTAGCTCTAGTATCAAAAGCAGATTGTCTTAATGCTATGGCTTTCTTCTTAGCACCTTTTGCCATTTCAAATTCTGTGCCATCAACCTTTTTGTTAGGAAATAGTGTTTTATCAAGTGTGTCTTCAACAGGTAATTGTTTTACATACATTGCGATTTTAACTGGATTTACATAGTCTTTTAAATCTATCATATTGTTTTCCTCCTTATTCTCCAAAATAAATATGCTTTAATGCAACTTTTTCTATTTCTTTATTTGTGACATTAAGTTTAATTGCAGACTCAATAACATTTCCTCTTATTAATACTGAACCTACTTCACATGCATTATCTGGATTGCTGTCTGGTGACATAGATCCTTTAAAATCTAGATCATTCTTTAAAATACAATGTGCATCTGTTGTAGTGGATGTTGTTGTAACTTTTTTGCCATCTTTAGTAAGTAATATTCCTGCCTTTAATACCTCATTGACATCTAGTAAGTCTTTTACGTCTAGTTTTTTAATTTTCAATGGCAATGTGTCATACTCACTTGTGTCAAGCATTATGTTACTTTGTTCACCATAAATAGTTTTTGAAGTTTGTTTCATTTTTTATTCCTCCTCTTATTTGGCTATAAATTTATCAAAGCCACTATTTCCTTTCATGTTTTCTGCTTGTTGTTTTCCCAAAATTACTGCAATATCTTCTTTACCTACTGGATCTTTATGTTGTTCATTATTTCCACCAGTATTAAATACACCTGTTCCATTAATCTCTTTTTCAAATAAGAAATCGTGTGACTTTTGAAGTGGTTCCATTTGTTCCTTAAGACCTATGACATTATCTCCATCAACTTTTAGCTTAGTTTTATCAATATGTGCCATAATGGATACTTTGTCTTTAATGCTATAAGCTCCTAAACCTTTTTCTAAAGCATTATCGAAAGCAATTGCAGATAATTGTTTCTCATGAGTTTCCTTTTGAGTCTTATTATCTTTCTCAAGAATTTCAAGTTTTTCTTTTAATCCTGCAGTATCTTTAAATTCCTCTTTTAAGCTGTTAATTTGAGTATCTCTTTCTCCAACTTGCTTTTTATAATCTTTAGCCTCAACATTAACGTCATCAAATCGTTTTTTAGGAACATAAGCACCATTAGAAACATCTTCATAATCCTTAGCCTCATATTCCTTTTGCTTATCTGCTGGAAGCTGCTTAAATAGTTCCTCTCCGATAATTTCCTTTAACTTTGCCATTGTTATTTTTCCTCCTTAATATCGAATATACTTGTTAGTCAAGTTGTATCTGCGCCATAGACTAATTAATCCATTCTTTAACGCCTTATGTATAATCATAAAAGGCGAAAATAAAAAGCCTTATCTCTAAGACTTATTAAACAAATTCTTTTCCATATTCTTGATACCAATTATCCAATTTAGAATTATTATCTCCATATAACCACTCATGTAGCTCTGTGCCTATGTCTTCCATAGATTTAGTTATAACAGGTGTAAAATAACATATTCCATTTGGGTGATCCAAAGGTAATGTATCTGGAGTATATATTTCACCTTCTCTGCTTTGGCATAATGCACATGGCCCTCTATGTGAGTTGCTTGTGTGCCATTGTATACCTTCTACAAAAGGATTAGCTTTGCAGGATCTTTGTAAGCCTAATTGATAAGCATGTGATATCGAAGTTACAGCAAGCCTAAAAGAATTATATTCTATTTTTTTATTACCTACACTTGGATAAATTCTTTTAAAGTCCCAATTCTTTTCAACATCAGGATTAACATAATTTGATAAATCCTTAGCTAAATCATATATACTCTTTTTTTCCGTCAACCCTTTTTGAAGTATGTAGTCAAATTCTGCATTAGCTTTTTTTTCATTAAACCAAAGTCTCTTTGAAAGTCCTTTTCCATCTTTATAAAAATCTCCATTAATAAGTTCTTTTAATGCTTCTTTGGGAATTTTAGAGAACATATTAGAAAAAGACTCTTTAGTATTTAATCCATACTTCATATCAATTAAATTAAAAAAATCAATTTGGATGCTAGCGGAATATCGAGCGCTTTTTAGCATAGATTCCTCTATATCCAGCCTTAGTATTTTATTTAATTCTTTTATATCATTTTTGAACTGCTTTTGATAATCCTTTAACCACCTTTCAGTTAAACTATTTTTAGATACTTGCTTGATTTTTTTCTCAAGTTCTCGTGCTATCTCTCTATATAGTTTCCTTATTCTATAAGTTTGTTTATGAGTTAAATCTAACCTCTTCTTTTGAGCTTCTTCAACCAATTTTAAATACTCATTCAACTAATCACCACCTTATTTGGGGATACTATACCATAAATTTATTCAGTATTAAATTGTTCATTTTCAGCTGCTGTTAATGCAGTTTTTTCTTGTAGTATTTCATTCCATTCGTCTTCTGCATTCTCAGATTCAGAGAAATCTTTAATATAAGATTGATGTGATCTTACTCCATGATCAACTTCATTCATTGCAGTTGTTTTCTTTTCCTCTGTATCTGAAGGTAATGGATAATTATGTTCAAGTAAGGTGCTATATTTTAATTGATTCCATGCCTTGTTATATAAACCTGGATAACAAATTGAACCAACCTCTTTAATAAATTCAAATAATCCAATAAAAGCTGGAGTCCAATCATTCCACTTATCATCACATCTTGCAATTAAATCATTATATAAATACCCCATGGCTTTAGCTGATGGAATATTATTTAAATCTTTTAATTGTGGCATATCCATAGTAACATTCATATCAGCATCTGCTCTATCTAAATAAGCTTCAATAGCAGCACTGTTTCCCATATTATATTCTAGTCTTTGCATTGAAGCTTGTTTACCACTTTCAGCTAATTCATCTCTAGTTCTAATAGCATGTACTGCATTAGGAGCTACAGTAAGTTTACTCACATCATCCATATTCCCATCAATAATAGATTCAGCACCAAACATTTGAAATCTTAATGCATCTCTAACATCTGAAATAGTTTTATTATATTGAGTTTGAGTATCCATTAATTCTTCTACATCAGATTCACCAAATGAATCATTTAATTCTCCACTATTCTTTATTAACCAACATGGAATATTAATAAATCCAGTATCCTGTTCTATTGTTAAATCTTTTTGTAATTCTGCATTAAAATAAGTTTCTTTCTTATACCATGCTTGACGTTCCTTCTTTTCAGTAAATTTGTAGTAATAAGTATGAATATAATAAATTTTTTCTGTATCCGCTTCTCTATATACATTCTCTTCATCTTCTTCGAAAAATACAACATATAAGAGCTTTCTGTTTTTCTCCCTATAATAAAAATTCTCTATTGATTCATATTTAATGACCAATGGAGAATTAGGGTTAGCTTCTACTCTAAGTAGAACTCTCTTTTTAATTGTAGCTTCTAGAAATGCTTTTTTAGTTGTTGGCCAGAAAGAATTATCATCTAATACATCTTCAATAAATTTTCTAAGTTCTTCGCATTGATCCTTATCTTCTTTATCATCTGATTTAAGTTTGATTGTTGGTTCAACACCAAACATCCATCTAGCCTGTTTTCTTAATAATGGTTTAATCTTATTCCTTATATCTTGGGTAGGTTTATAATCACAATTATCATTGATTTCCCAATTCTGACCAAGTAATGCTTTATCTTCTCCAACTTTATCTATTGGAACTATGCACTTACCTTTATAGAATATATAATCTTTTCTAATTAATTCTCTTTCATGCCTTTCTGCATCAGGCAGATTAAGCAATGTATTTTTTATACTGTTACCATTGCTATTATCATAATCAAAATACATTAGAATACTGTACCTCCTCTCTTATAAGGATCACTAGTTTTATTAGCAACACCCTTACCTTTTTCATATACTGAATCATCATATTTATGCTCTTTTAAGTCAGATACTTCATATCCATCAAGTCCATACCAGATAGCACTAAATGTATGTGGATCTGTTGCAAATTCATCTTCAATTAACTCTCCATCCTTATCAATCGCATATGTTAAATCTTCTAATTCATCAATAACATCTTGGCAATCTTCAGAACAAATTATCTTTTTAAATCTCTTAACTTTCTTGGTATTTTGCAATCTTGAACCTGGGAACTTTTTAGCACCTCTCATATTAAATCCCTCTTGTTGGTAGAACTTAATTGTCTTAGGTTCTGCACTATCTGCTCTAATTAATTCCTGTGTATTTTTAAATTCTGCTATCTCTATTGCAGTTTTATCATCTGTCATTTGGTTTTTATAATATTGCCAATATATATACAGAATCTTATTTTCATCATCTATAACAAGCCTAACAATGGCATTATATGAAGTTTCAAATCCAAAATCCATTCCGACCTTGTGCAATGGTTTCTTAATTTTATGCATCATATCTAATACTTCATAGTGAGGTCTGCGTTCAAATTGTGGTAATACTTTTCTACCATTAACCCCAAATTGCCCTCTTCTAGCAATTCTATATAAATCAATATCAAATGTTTTTAAATCATCTAGCTGCTCTATATAAGATTTAGGCAAAAAATAATTATCATCGGCTAAACTATGATGATAATATGTATTATTTATTATAATTGTCCTTTTTTTATATAATTCCTTATCATCTAAGATAAATAGTTTTTTCTTTTTGTCTATAAAGAAATGCTTATAACACCAGTTGTTCTTTGATACTGGATTAGTGGTAAGTATCATATGAAGTTTTAAAAATGGGTGCCTCAATCTACCTAATAACTCTTTAAATCCAGCATATTTTACCTCTGAACATTCTTCAATCCACACAATAGAAACGTTATTAATAGATTTTAATTTAGCTGGCTTATCCATTCCTTTAAATATTATCTTTGAACCATTAGGAAATCTTATTTGCATTGGAGATACAACACAACGTATTCTATCATCAAGCTCCATTTCAGTTATTATTTCATCAAATAATGAAAAGCACGAATCTCTGATAGTATCATAAACCTCTCTAACTACTAACGCTGTTCTCTTCTCATCTAATAACTTAAGAATTATTTTAAATGCAGTATTATAAGATTTACTTGATCCATAACCACCAACTAAAAAATAAAATTTATAGTCCCAATCAAATAAGTAATCTTCAAAATGAGGATTGATTTCTCTTTCAATTTCCATTAATCCTCACGCTCTTTTCTTCTTATCACTATTTGTATTGGTTCATCATTCTTAAGAGTTTTATTCTTTTCAAAATCAATCTTTTCTTTGGCCATTTTAACTTTTTCTTCTTCGATTTGCCTCTTAAATTTATCAGGGAATAAATCAAAGTACTCTGATAGCTTATCTAATGCTTTCATTCTATCTTCAAACTTAATAGATACACCATCTTTGCCTTGCTTCACTTCGCTGATTACAGTACCATCAATCATAGAGCTTTCTTTAAAGTCAACGTAATTTACAGTTTTCATTACTGTTTCTTTAGTTTCTTTATCTACTAATGGTCCATACATAGTCATTACTGGAACTTCTTTTTGCCCAAATGCTAAATATTCTGTTGGATCCACAAAGGCTATCTTTATATACATATTGAGTACATCCATAGCATCAAGATACAATTCTTCTGTTATTTTCCCTTTAAGCCTTCTTAATTCAGCTGCAACCTTACTATTTCTTACTAACTCGCTACCTGTTATATGTGCTCTTTCTGGTACATATCCCGCTTTAATTGCAGAAAGGGTTTGATTATGATTCTTAATAAAATATAAACAAAAAAGCCTTTGCTTATCAGTAAGTTCAGTATTCTCTAATACCTCTTTAACTTCATCTGCAATAGGCTCTTTATTACTATTCTTTTTAGTTACTTTTTGATTAGTAACGTTACTATTGGTTTTTGGTAACGCTCCTTTTAATTCTCGTTCCCATTCATCCTGTGATTTCCACTTTCTGACCTGAGAATCTTTTATATTTAAACTAGCTGCTATATCAACTAATTTCATTTTGCCTTTAGAATCTAAATATAATTTCTTTGCTTCATCTCTTGCAGGACTTCTTTGTCTAGCCATCTCTCATTGTCACCACCTCGCTCCACTCATATTCTATACAAACACAATAAAAATAGCCTTAGATTTTTCTAAAGCTATTCATTCATTAATTGTATAAATTTCTCATTTTTCATTAATATTGAAATATATACACTTGAAAACATAAAAAATATATTTATTATTGGCAGAATACTTATAATTATTAAACTTATAAATAGCTTCCAATTACACTTATTACTTCTAAAGTTTATATTATTCTTATTTACCAATGCCCTAATTAAAAGTAATATCAAGGATATGCAGCTTAATACTATTGATATTGAATATAGATATAACATATCTTACAACTCCTTTGAATGTAAATTTACTCCTTACCCGTATTTACATTTTATCCCATAAGCTAATAATATTCCATAATAATTATGTACTTAACTATTACATTTTTCTTTCATTATTCTTAAAACATTCCTTTATATCTCTATCATTAAATTGATAATAATATAATTCCATCTTTTCACATTCTTCTTTACAACCTGTACATAAATCTGGAGACTTAGCACACTCCACTATTCCTTTGTTAAATTTCATATTTAGTTTTATTTCCATTCTCTTACTCATGTGTAAATCTCCTTTCTATTCGAATTTAAAATTTAGGCTATTTTATTGCATGAAAAAAGAACCCTAATTTTAGAGTTCTAAAAATTTTACACAGCAACATCTACATATATCTTTACTATGTAGATACTTATACGTTCTACTTTTAATATTTTAACCAAGTTATGTTCCCACATGTACTCAATAGCTTCATTAAAGCTCTCAACACTAAATTTCACATCATTGCTAGATAACGTTACTATTGATTCTTTACCAGAATGTATTACTGGTGTTTCCTTTATTTTTTCTAATATTATATTTACGTCATTACTCATATGCTTCACCCCATATAAAATTTAATGCAGTATTACAAATAAACCAGTAGATACACAATGCTTCATTTTCTTTTAAAATAAATATAAAAGAATCCCTCAAACCTCAACTTTATGTCCTACTTCTCTACTTTATGTACTGACTCTCTACTTTATGTACTATTTCTCTACTTTGTTAAGTAAATTATTATACTCAGCCAAAGCTTCATCAAGTTTTTGACTTGCATTAATTACTTCTATATCTAATAAATTTTCTTTTTTATCTATTATTACATATAACTCTTGTCTCATTTCATAAACTGCTTTTTCAACATATTCTAAATTACTCACATTATCTTCTCCCAAACACAAATACACA is a window encoding:
- a CDS encoding DUF7210 family protein: MATKNLDKASTEEKTFKATAKQFIKYGGEHLKAGDKFQVKESDVKELNQYAEIEILEEKENQNPDGEGGQQGGNGGE
- a CDS encoding major capsid protein; this translates as MIDLKDYVNPVKIAMYVKQLPVEDTLDKTLFPNKKVDGTEFEMAKGAKKKAIALRQSAFDTRAKLRSLNAKVDTNTKEIPFFKEGITVNEKDKRKLMDLKAAGSDDRANFVLNEIYKGHAELVEAAEIVAKGMRAQVIQNGTIVYSSNPADGNVIVDYGVPSNHKITLTGTDKWTDPSADIYDDIVAYKKILTDEHYAAPNTMLMTEVTFMNTIMKNTTITNDIKNSNLNTTRILAESDYLTFLKERLKMSVVFEETVTYCPYKGASEVPYYDDYKVTFINSTNLGDTLYGVTPEEYDLSTRNNKYPTVIYDNRIAISTEEIFDPCTTNTKVSVMPIVSFDKADEVFFATVG
- a CDS encoding phage scaffolding protein, giving the protein MAKLKEIIGEELFKQLPADKQKEYEAKDYEDVSNGAYVPKKRFDDVNVEAKDYKKQVGERDTQINSLKEEFKDTAGLKEKLEILEKDNKTQKETHEKQLSAIAFDNALEKGLGAYSIKDKVSIMAHIDKTKLKVDGDNVIGLKEQMEPLQKSHDFLFEKEINGTGVFNTGGNNEQHKDPVGKEDIAVILGKQQAENMKGNSGFDKFIAK
- a CDS encoding phage portal protein, producing the protein MYFDYDNSNGNSIKNTLLNLPDAERHERELIRKDYIFYKGKCIVPIDKVGEDKALLGQNWEINDNCDYKPTQDIRNKIKPLLRKQARWMFGVEPTIKLKSDDKEDKDQCEELRKFIEDVLDDNSFWPTTKKAFLEATIKKRVLLRVEANPNSPLVIKYESIENFYYREKNRKLLYVVFFEEDEENVYREADTEKIYYIHTYYYKFTEKKERQAWYKKETYFNAELQKDLTIEQDTGFINIPCWLIKNSGELNDSFGESDVEELMDTQTQYNKTISDVRDALRFQMFGAESIIDGNMDDVSKLTVAPNAVHAIRTRDELAESGKQASMQRLEYNMGNSAAIEAYLDRADADMNVTMDMPQLKDLNNIPSAKAMGYLYNDLIARCDDKWNDWTPAFIGLFEFIKEVGSICYPGLYNKAWNQLKYSTLLEHNYPLPSDTEEKKTTAMNEVDHGVRSHQSYIKDFSESENAEDEWNEILQEKTALTAAENEQFNTE
- a CDS encoding PBSX family phage terminase large subunit → MEIEREINPHFEDYLFDWDYKFYFLVGGYGSSKSYNTAFKIILKLLDEKRTALVVREVYDTIRDSCFSLFDEIITEMELDDRIRCVVSPMQIRFPNGSKIIFKGMDKPAKLKSINNVSIVWIEECSEVKYAGFKELLGRLRHPFLKLHMILTTNPVSKNNWCYKHFFIDKKKKLFILDDKELYKKRTIIINNTYYHHSLADDNYFLPKSYIEQLDDLKTFDIDLYRIARRGQFGVNGRKVLPQFERRPHYEVLDMMHKIKKPLHKVGMDFGFETSYNAIVRLVIDDENKILYIYWQYYKNQMTDDKTAIEIAEFKNTQELIRADSAEPKTIKFYQQEGFNMRGAKKFPGSRLQNTKKVKRFKKIICSEDCQDVIDELEDLTYAIDKDGELIEDEFATDPHTFSAIWYGLDGYEVSDLKEHKYDDSVYEKGKGVANKTSDPYKRGGTVF
- a CDS encoding terminase small subunit, with the translated sequence MARQRSPARDEAKKLYLDSKGKMKLVDIAASLNIKDSQVRKWKSQDEWERELKGALPKTNSNVTNQKVTKKNSNKEPIADEVKEVLENTELTDKQRLFCLYFIKNHNQTLSAIKAGYVPERAHITGSELVRNSKVAAELRRLKGKITEELYLDAMDVLNMYIKIAFVDPTEYLAFGQKEVPVMTMYGPLVDKETKETVMKTVNYVDFKESSMIDGTVISEVKQGKDGVSIKFEDRMKALDKLSEYFDLFPDKFKRQIEEEKVKMAKEKIDFEKNKTLKNDEPIQIVIRRKERED
- a CDS encoding aspartyl-phosphate phosphatase Spo0E family protein, with amino-acid sequence MSNLEYVEKAVYEMRQELYVIIDKKENLLDIEVINASQKLDEALAEYNNLLNKVEK